One region of Deltaproteobacteria bacterium genomic DNA includes:
- a CDS encoding glycosyltransferase, translating to MTVSVIIVNWNGGPALDACLASLAAGGVSEAEVILVDNASSDASARAACARHPRVRLLETGANLGFAAGANRGAAAAGGDVLVFLNPDARALPGALATLVAALAGAPRAGIAGGGLAGEGGRWQPASARFGPLAHLVLDTTLGRLGARLRRAPHRVDWVYGTFMAVRRDLFRELGGFDPRYFLYGEDLDLCYRAARLGARTLHVPAARAVHGPNLSAAQRFGDAREAEVVKGEMRFYAARGGPGALRLFRAAAACKFGLKTALAAALGRRAAAVTYGRVVRACLTFAPDAS from the coding sequence GTGACGGTCTCGGTCATCATCGTCAACTGGAACGGCGGGCCGGCCCTCGACGCGTGCCTGGCGAGCCTCGCAGCAGGCGGCGTCTCCGAGGCCGAGGTGATCCTGGTCGACAACGCTTCGAGCGACGCGAGCGCCCGGGCGGCCTGCGCGCGCCACCCGCGGGTCCGGCTCTTGGAGACGGGCGCCAACCTGGGCTTCGCGGCGGGTGCCAACCGCGGCGCGGCCGCGGCGGGCGGCGACGTGCTCGTCTTCCTGAATCCCGATGCGCGCGCGCTGCCCGGCGCGCTCGCCACCCTGGTCGCGGCGCTCGCGGGCGCGCCACGGGCGGGCATTGCCGGCGGGGGTCTGGCGGGCGAGGGCGGCCGATGGCAGCCGGCGTCGGCGCGCTTCGGGCCGCTCGCACATCTCGTCCTCGACACCACGCTCGGGCGGCTCGGGGCGCGGCTCCGTCGCGCGCCCCACCGCGTCGACTGGGTGTACGGCACCTTCATGGCGGTCCGCCGCGACCTCTTCCGCGAGCTCGGCGGCTTCGACCCGCGCTACTTCCTCTACGGCGAGGACCTCGACCTCTGCTACCGCGCCGCGCGCCTCGGGGCGCGCACCCTCCACGTGCCCGCGGCGCGCGCAGTCCATGGCCCGAACCTGAGCGCCGCGCAGCGCTTCGGGGATGCGCGCGAGGCCGAGGTGGTGAAGGGTGAGATGCGCTTCTACGCCGCGCGCGGCGGGCCGGGTGCGCTCCGGCTCTTCCGCGCCGCGGCGGCGTGCAAGTTCGGCCTCAAGACGGCGCTCGCGGCGGCACTCGGCCGGCGCGCCGCGGCCGTGACCTACGGCCGCGTGGTGCGCGCCTGCCTCACCTTCGCTCCGGACGCCTCGTGA